A genomic region of Sciurus carolinensis chromosome 7, mSciCar1.2, whole genome shotgun sequence contains the following coding sequences:
- the LOC124989367 gene encoding LOW QUALITY PROTEIN: olfactory receptor 14J1-like (The sequence of the model RefSeq protein was modified relative to this genomic sequence to represent the inferred CDS: deleted 1 base in 1 codon), translating into MIMTNMTTRNGFLLVGFSDNRETQMMYALLFLLLYLLALAGNLIIITITTLDRHLQTPMYYFLKHLSLLDFSFISVTVPQAIDNSLMDDNYVSYGQCILQVFFFTSLAWTEVAILTIMSYDRYTAICLPLHYEVIMNPRNCKWAVIAVWLSGGISGILYTAATFSITFCRAKIIHQFFCDVPQLLKLSCSSDYLGVIGVAAFMSVVALACFGSIALSYVHIFSTVLRIPSAASRSKVFSTCLPHLFVVSFFLSTGICAYLKPTSDSPSAFDLTVSIFYTVIPPTLNPIIYSLRNEVMKGALRNLLLGRELTGKNHFCPVVNGCLILYAWNIW; encoded by the exons atgattaTGACAAACATGACCACAAGGAATGGATTCCTGCTTGTGGGGTTTTCTGACAATCGCGAGACACAGATGATGTATGCTTTGCTTTTCCTGTTGTTGTACCTATTGGCCTTGGCAGGAAATctcatcattatcaccatcacaaCCCTGGACCGGCACCTCCAAACTCCAATGTATTACTTCTTGAAGCACCTTTCCCTTCTGGACTTCTCCTTCATTTCCGTCACAGTCCCCCAGGCCATTGACAATTCACTGATGGATGATAATTATGTTTCATATGGCCAGTGCATACTGCAAGTTTTCTTCTTCACATCTTTGGCCTGGACCGAGGTAGCTATTCTTACAATCATGTCTTACGACCGCTACACAGCCATTTGCTTGCCACTGCACTACGAGGTCATTATGAATCCCAGAAACTGTAAGTGGGCTGTGATAGCTGTGTGGCTAAGTGGAGGCATCTCGGGAATCTTATACACAGCTGCCACATTTTCTATCACATTCTGTAGGGCCAAAATAATCCACCAGTTCTTCTGTGATGTCCCCCAACTGCTGAAGCTCTCCTGTTCCAGTGATTACCTTGGAGTGATTGGAGTAGCTGCTTTCATGTCCGTGGTGGCATTAGCCTGCTTCGGCTCTATCGCCCTCTCCTATGTTCACATATTCTCCACAGTTCTAAGAATACCCTCTGCTGCAAGCCGGTCTAAGGTATTCTCTACCTGCCTGCCCCACCTCTTTGTtgtctcattttttctctctacAGGCATCTGTGCCTATCTAAAACCAACTTCAGATTCTCCATCTGCTTTTGACCTTACAGTGTCTATCTTTTACACAGTAATACCCCCAACACTCAACCCTATTATCTATAGTCTGAGGAATGAGGTCATGAAAGGAGCTCTCAGAAATTTACTTTTGGGTAGAGAATTGactggaaaaaat catttttgcccTGTTGTTAACGGTTGTCTAATATTATATGCATGGAATATTTGGTAA
- the LOC124989011 gene encoding olfactory receptor 14J1 — translation MVNLTSKSGFLLMGFSDDRKLQVLHAVLFLVIYLLALMGNLLIITIITLDHRLHSPMYYFLKHLSLLDLCFISVTVPQSIANSLMDNGYISLGQCILQVFFFIALASSEIAILTVMSYDRYVAICQPLHYETIMNPSACRHAVIAVWMAGGLSGLTHTTVNFSIPLCGERVIHQFFCDVPQMLKLTCSYEFINEIAVAAFTTSTAFICLISIVLSYVRIFSTVLRIPSAEGRTKVFSTCLPHLFVVSFFLSAAGFEFLKPPSDSPSAVDLMFSIFYTVIPPTLNPIIYSLRNKAMKAALKKVLSKEEFYQRKMYVKAMFKL, via the coding sequence ATGGTGAACTTGACCTCAAAGAGTGGATTCCTCCTCATGGGGTTTTCTGATGACCGAAAGCTTCAGGTTTTACATGCAGTGCTCTTTTTGGTGATATACCTGCTGGCCTTAATGGGCAACCTCCTCATTATCACCATCATTACCCTGGACCACCGTCTGCATTCTCCcatgtattacttcctgaagcaCCTCTCTCTTCTGGACCTCTGCTTCATTTCTGTCACAGTACCACAGTCCATTGCAAATTCACTCATGGACAATGGTTACATTTCCCTTGGTCAATGTATTCTTCAGGTTTTCTTCTTCATAGCTTTGGCCTCATCAGAAATAGCCATCCTCACAGTGATGTCTTATGACAGATATGTTGCCATCTGTCAACCACTGCACTATGAGACCATTATGAATCCCAGTGCTTGTAGGCATGCAGTGATAGCTGTGTGGATGGCAGGGGGCCTCTCTGGGCTCACACACACAACCGTTAACTTCTCCATTCCTCTGTGTGGGGAGAGAGTTATTCACCAATTTTTTTGCGATGTTCCTCAAATGTTGAAACTAACCTGTTCTTATGAATTCATTAATGAGATTGCAGTGGCCGCATTCACAACCTCAACAGCATTTATCTGTCTGATCTCTATCGTGCTCTCCTATGTTCGCATCTTCTCAACAGTGCTAAGAATCCCATCAGCAGAGGGTCGGACCAAGGTCTTCTCCACCTGCCTGCCGCATCTATTTGTagtctccttcttcctctcagcTGCAGGCTTTGAGTTTCTAAAACCTCCATCAGATTCCCCATCAGCTGTGGATCTTATGTTCTCCATATTCTATACTGTAATACCTCCAACACTCAATCCCATCATCTATAGTTTGAGAAATAAAGCCATGAAGGCAGCTCTGAAGAAGGTGCTATCAAAAGAGGAATTTTATCAGAGAAAGATGTATGTTAAAGCAATGTTTAAACTCTAA